CCCGACTAGCGGAACACCCTACCGCCAACTGTTCGACTCCGACCTTGGCGGCGGCCTCGCTTCCTACGCCTGCGTCGGCGTTCGTCACTTCGAGACGAGCACCGACTACGCCGAGTTCGTCCGCGAGGAAGGTGGCGAAATCGTCACCGCGGAAGAAGTCGGCGAGGATTCCGTTTCCGCAATCGACACCGCGCTGAAGTCAATGGGCGACGTGGATACCGTCTACGTCAGCGTCGATTTGGACGTGCTGGACGCCGCGTTTGCGCCGGGTGTCAGCGCCCCGACTCCGGGCGGAATCACGACCCGGGAACTGTTCCGGATGCTCCGATTGGTCGCCAGCGACCCGCGGGTCGCTGGCTTCGAAATTGTGGAATGTGCCCCATCGCTGGACGAAAACGAACTGACGGCGAAGGCCGGTGCGCGAGCAATCGCGCACTTCCTCTCTACACTTGGAGGTGGCAGATGAGCGCTCCAAATTCGGAACCCGACCGCGAAGACGCAGAACTCACCGCTGTCGTTCACGACGCGGCGGAAATCGTAACTATCGAAGCGGACGGATCGCTCGGCATCTATGAAGACGCCGCAATCGCGGTGGTCGATGGTGAAGTCGCACGAATCGGGGCGACTGGCCCAGTGACCCGCGAATATTCGCCTGAGGATGCACAGTTCGCGGTTGACGCTACCGGCAAAGCTGTGATTCCGGGCTTCATCGACCCGCACACCCACGCCCTGTTTGCAGGCGACCGCTCGGACGAGTTCGAGGCGAAACTGCAGGGAAAGACGTATCAGGAAATCCTCGCGGAGGGCGGCGGCATTCTCCGAACCGTCCGCGCAGTCCGGGAGGCAAGCGACGAGGAACTGCTGTCCAATCTGCTCTCGCACCTCGACACGATGCTCGCTCACGGGACGACCACCGTCGAAATAAAATCCGGCTACGGACTCGACACCGAAACCGAACTCCAGATGCTGGACGTCATCGCCCGCGCCGACGACCAGCACCCCGTAGAGGTGATTCCGACGTTCATGGGCGCACACGCCATCCCCGAGGGTCGGGACGCGGACGACTACGTTGACGAAGTCGTAGAAGAACAGATTCCCGCAGTCGCAGAACAGGGTATCGCGCAGTTCTGCGACGTGTTCTGCGAGGAGGGCGTCTTCTCCGTCGAGCAGTCCCGTCGCGTGCTGGAAGCGGGCAAGGAACACGGCATGACGCCGAAAGTTCACGCCGAGGAACTCGCCCACATCGGCGGAACACAACTCGCTGCGGAACTGGATGCGACCAGCGCAGACCATTTGCTCTACGCCACGCAGGAGGACATTGACGCAGTTGTCGAGTCGGGCGTCGTGCCCGTCCTCCTTCCCGGCACCGCCTTCGGTTTGGGTGCCGAGTTCGCCGACGCGCGGGCGTTCCTTGACGCGGATGCGCCCGTCGCAATTGCCACGGATTTCAATCCAAACTGTTACTCACAGAGTATGGGCTTCGCCGCGTCTCTGTCCTGCGTCGAAATGGGCATAACGCCCAAGGAATCGCTGGTCGCGGGCACGAAACACGCCGGAATGGCGCTGGATATGGCGGATGGCGCGGGGACGCTTCAGCCCGGTACCGCGGGCGATATTGCCGTTCTCGATGCTCCGAGCTACGTCCACGTTCCGTACAACTTCGGCGTGAACACGGTCGAGACTGTGTTGAAAAATGGTCAGGTGGTACATCGTGCTTGAACGCGAAAGTTGGAAGAGCGAATTTTGGTTTACGGTTGGTTCGTTCGCAGTGCGTGATTCATCAGTCGATTTGTCGTTGGCAGTTGCCGACTTCAATGAAACCGCAACCGCTCCGCAATCGCCCGCAGACCACCCCAACCGACTCCCTTCGATCGTCCACCGGACGACGTCCCTGCTCACTGCGTTGCGCGGGCATGTGACTTCCGAGCCTTCCGTCGCACGGAAAGAGACACGCTCTTTCCTGTTCTCGTTCGCTTCGCTCACGAGAACTCCGCTCGGAAGACCTCGCGCGGGCGAACCTCCGATTCGCCTTCGCGCGTCACCGTGGATAAAAGTTCACGAATGCCAACGATACATCGACTCAGAACCGATTTACAACCACTCCACTACAAAGGTGAACTCTCTATGACCGAAATCCGACTCGATGGCGAATCGCTCACGCCGAAAGACGTAGAAAAAGTGGCGCGGGACGACGCAACCGTCTTCGTCTCCGACGAAGCCCGCGAACGGGTCAGAACTGCCCGAGAACGCGTCGAACAGGTGGTCGAAAGCGGCGAGGCAGTGTACGGTGTTAACACCGGATTCGGCGAACTCGTGGACGAACGAATCCCGCCGGAGGACATCGAAACGCTCCAAACCAACCTCGTCAGAAGCCACGCCGCCGGAGCAGGCAGAGAACTGACCCGGGAGGAGGTTCGCGCGATGATGCTCGGGCGAATCAATGCCCTCGTTAAGGGCTACTCCGGTATCCGCGAACTCGTCGTTGACCAACTCGTGACGATGCTGAACGAGGGCGTTCACCCCGTCGTCAAATCCCGCGGAAGCCTCGGCGCGAGCGGCGACTTGGCTCCCCTCGCACATCTCGCGCTGGTTCTGATGGGCGAGGGAACTGCAACCGTCGATGGGGAGAAAATGTCCGGCACGGACGCGCTCGAAACCGCCGGACTCGAACCGGTGACGCTCGCGGCAAAGGAAGGGTTGGCGCTCATCAATGGCACGCAACTTTCGGTCGGACTCGCCGCCCTCGCGGTTCGGGACGCAGAACGCGCGATTCGGGCGGCGGACGTTGCGGGCGCGCTGACGACAGAAGTGACGATGGGAACGACTGCGTCGGCAGATCCCGTTATCGCGAATATTCGTCCCCACGACGGCCACGCGAAAACTGCACGAAACGTCAAACGACTCACCGAAAACTCCGAAATCGTCGAGTCGCATCGCAACTGCGACCGGGTGCAGGACGCCTACTCGCTTCGCTGTCTCCCGCAGGTTCACGGCGCGGTTCGGGACGCTGTTTCTCACCTCCGTGAAGCGGTGGAGGTCGAACTCAACAGCGCGACCGACAACCCGCTCATCTTCCCTGCCGACGCGGTGAACAGTAGAGCTAGCGGGACGGGCGACGCCGCAGTCCTCTCCGGCGGCAACTTCCACGGTGACCCACTTGCACTTCCGCTGGACTACCTGACTAACGCGATTACGGAACTTGCGGCCATCTCGGAACGCCGCGTTGACCGTATGCTCAATCCGAATATCCAAGAACCGCACCTCCCACCGTTTCTCACCGAACACAGCGGTCTGCGCTCCGGCTACATGATTGCCCAGTATACCGCCGCGGCACTGCTGAACGAAAATCGGTCGATTGGCCGCGCCTCGATGGACAACACGCCAGTCAGCGGTAATCAGGAAGACCACGTCAGCATGAGCGCCCAGAGCGCGTACAACGCTCGTCGCGCAGTCGAAAACACGCTCGCCATCGTCGGCATCGAACTCGTCTGTGGCGCGCAGGCGAGCGAATTTATTTCCGGTGACCTCGCACATGGCGTCGGAACTGGCGCGGCCTACGACGCGGTTCGGGAGGTCGTTCCGCCGCTGACCGACGACCGCCCGATTCACGAGGATATTTCGGCCGCCGAAACGCTCGTCTGGTCTGGCCTCCTCGAATCGCGCGTCGAGGACGCGCTGGATGAATCGCTGGACTGACCACCCGACTATTCTATCCGTATCAGTCGGCGTTTAGCCGTTTCGGATTGGTGCCTATTCGTGGCGTTCCCGTCCTGTCGAGTGCCCAGACGCCGTGTTCTTCGCACTCGAACACGCGCCGGAAGATGCGCCTCGATTCCA
The window above is part of the Haladaptatus cibarius D43 genome. Proteins encoded here:
- the hutH gene encoding histidine ammonia-lyase; the protein is MTEIRLDGESLTPKDVEKVARDDATVFVSDEARERVRTARERVEQVVESGEAVYGVNTGFGELVDERIPPEDIETLQTNLVRSHAAGAGRELTREEVRAMMLGRINALVKGYSGIRELVVDQLVTMLNEGVHPVVKSRGSLGASGDLAPLAHLALVLMGEGTATVDGEKMSGTDALETAGLEPVTLAAKEGLALINGTQLSVGLAALAVRDAERAIRAADVAGALTTEVTMGTTASADPVIANIRPHDGHAKTARNVKRLTENSEIVESHRNCDRVQDAYSLRCLPQVHGAVRDAVSHLREAVEVELNSATDNPLIFPADAVNSRASGTGDAAVLSGGNFHGDPLALPLDYLTNAITELAAISERRVDRMLNPNIQEPHLPPFLTEHSGLRSGYMIAQYTAAALLNENRSIGRASMDNTPVSGNQEDHVSMSAQSAYNARRAVENTLAIVGIELVCGAQASEFISGDLAHGVGTGAAYDAVREVVPPLTDDRPIHEDISAAETLVWSGLLESRVEDALDESLD
- the hutI gene encoding imidazolonepropionase, with protein sequence MSAPNSEPDREDAELTAVVHDAAEIVTIEADGSLGIYEDAAIAVVDGEVARIGATGPVTREYSPEDAQFAVDATGKAVIPGFIDPHTHALFAGDRSDEFEAKLQGKTYQEILAEGGGILRTVRAVREASDEELLSNLLSHLDTMLAHGTTTVEIKSGYGLDTETELQMLDVIARADDQHPVEVIPTFMGAHAIPEGRDADDYVDEVVEEQIPAVAEQGIAQFCDVFCEEGVFSVEQSRRVLEAGKEHGMTPKVHAEELAHIGGTQLAAELDATSADHLLYATQEDIDAVVESGVVPVLLPGTAFGLGAEFADARAFLDADAPVAIATDFNPNCYSQSMGFAASLSCVEMGITPKESLVAGTKHAGMALDMADGAGTLQPGTAGDIAVLDAPSYVHVPYNFGVNTVETVLKNGQVVHRA